From Quercus lobata isolate SW786 chromosome 1, ValleyOak3.0 Primary Assembly, whole genome shotgun sequence, one genomic window encodes:
- the LOC115982056 gene encoding zinc finger CCHC domain-containing protein 7, with product MGKREKRKAKLDLEEEDEAEPSGSAKPSNSFLGLSSDDNDDDEAANEDLSLKIVEKALLMRAAKLVPDAAAADDGDAGVLNGTQGAIDGGGNGSSSSVLEGEVVESPSGSGRIVKKKIVKKIVKKIVKKKIVKKIKKMEVQDQSVVVVNDKEEEETAEASNMVEPVDPNAVEITDNIVFRKLLRGPRYFDPPDSGWGACFNCGEEGHTVANCTAAKRKKPCFVCGSLEHNAKQCSKGQDCFICKKSGHRAKDCPEKYKGGSLSLKICLKCGDSGHDMFSCWNDYSPDDLKGIQCYICKRLGHICCVDYVSTSPGVISCYKCGQLGHTGLACTKVRGEANGMVSSSSCYKCGEEGHFARECTSSARASKRSRELSTPTLRFHREERDYSEFKSLPKDLGKVRKKKTKRNEEQGNTTPRKSKRRGGQIMEDPGDISTPQKSKHRGGWITEDPGDFSHRKAKKNSWRSPATPSNKGHTISTLTAGGHISSPRASKKSSNFHSGTSMSQGSPMAFQHRFSASRFDNSGGAGMQRSYNWW from the exons atggggaagagagagaagcgGAAAGCGAAGCTCGATCtcgaagaagaagacgaagcaGAACCCAGCGGCTCTGCTAAGCCATCGAATTCCTTCTTGGGACTGAGCAGCGACGACAACGACGACGACGAAGCGGCGAACGAAGATTTGAGCCTGAAGATCGTCGAGAAGGCGCTGTTGATGCGCGCCGCCAAGTTGGTTCCCGACGCCGCCGCCGCCGACGACGGTGACGCCGGCGTTTTGAATGGAACTCAGGGAGCAATTGATGGCGGTGGCAATGGATCTTCTTCGTCTGTATTGGAAGGGGAGGTGGTTGAATCTCCCAGTGGCAGTGGCAGAATTGTTAAGAAGAAAATTGTTAAGAAGATTGTtaagaaaattgttaagaagaaaattgttaagaagattaagaagatgGAAGTTCAAGACCAATcc GTCGTTGTTGTGAACGATAAAGAGGAGGAGGAGACAGCGGAAGCCTCAAATATGGTTGAGCCTGTTGATCCAAATGCTGTTGAAATAACTGACAACATTGTGTTTCGGAAGCTTCTT CGGGGGCCAAGGTATTTTGATCCCCCAGATAGCGGTTGGGGAGCATGCTTTAATTGTGGTGAAGAAGGTCATACAGTGGCAAACTGTACAGCAGCTAAGCGGAAGAAACCTTGCTTTGTTTGTGGGAGTTTGGAGCACAATGCAAAGCAATGCTCAAAG GGACAAGATTGCTTTATCTGCAAAAAAAGTGGCCACCGAGCAAAAGACTGTCCTGAAAAGTACAAGGGTGGCTCTTtaagtttgaaaatttgtttaaaatgcGGAGATTCAGGACATGATATGTTTTCATGCTGGAATGATTATTCACCTGATGATCTCAag GGAATACAATGTTATATCTGCAAGAGACTTGGGCATATATGTTGTGTTGATTATGTTAGTACTAGCCCTGGAGTAATTTCTTGTTATAAGTGTGGTCAGTTGGGCCATACTGGTTTG GCATGCACAAAGGTACGTGGGGAAGCCAATGGTATGGTGTCATCTAGTTCGTGCTACAAGTGTGGTGAAGAAGGACATTTTGCCCGTGAATGCACGAGTTCTGCTAGG GCTAGCAAGAGGAGTCGTGAATTATCAACCCCAACTTTGAGATTTcacagagaagagagagactACTCAGAATTCAAGTCTTTGCCTAAAGATCTTGGTAAGGTTCgtaaaaaaaagacaaaaagaaatgaagaacaaggCAATACTACACCACGAAAATCAAAACGAAGAGGTGGCCAGATAATGGAGGATCCTGGAGACATTTCTACACCACAAAAGTCAAAACATAGAGGTGGCTGGATAACGGAGGATCCTGGTGACTTCTCCCATAGAAAAGCCAAAAAGAACAGCTGGAGGTCTCCAGCAACACCATCAAATAAGGGTCATACAATATCTACTTTAACTGCTGGTGGTCACATTTCAAGCCCTCGAGCATCTaaaaaatcaagtaattttCACTCGGGAACTTCAATGTCACAAGGATCACCAATGGCTTTTCAGCACAGATTTTCAGCATCAAGGTTTGACAACTCTGGCGGTGCTGGGATGCAAAGAAGTTATAATTGGTGGTAG